Within Planococcus citri chromosome 2, ihPlaCitr1.1, whole genome shotgun sequence, the genomic segment ATATTTGTTACCGGTACGGAATAcgttaaaaattcttcaaaggaGTATGGTTCATTGCGCAACGAAGCTAACTTTTATTTTTCGCAGATATATCGATGGAAAAGCTGACGAGTATTCGCCATAATGACAGTATTGTGCCTCTAGAAATTAAATCAACCCGGGCTAACGTCGAAgagattttaaaagaaattgaaaaattctacttcaAAGATAAAGACGAAGATGAAAATGTATTACCTGAGATAGTCGATGTAAATAATTTCTCTCGTATACGGGTTTTGTAGTGATATCTTCACTATAGATTATTTTGAATGCACATTATTTAGAGAAATCTGACTCACTCGATTTTcgggattttgattttattacagCTGTTAACAGACCTGCAGTTTAGTTACCCCTTCGACAAGACCTATTCGAATATGATGgaaaatgactcaaaaactCCTATTTTCCTATATCAGTTTAGTTACGAAGGGGCTCTAAACATTCATAAAATGTTGATCAGAAGATTGTTCGTCGAGTTTGATTTTAAAGGCAGGTGTACACACCTCTTCTACTAACCTAACctcgtacgagtataaattaccatgtatttgaatttctttagGAGCATCGCATTCAGACGAGCTGTCCTACTTATTTAAATTACGTCTAATGTATCCAGGATTACAGTACGACGAGGAATTACAAATGATAAATACAATGTGTACTTGGTGGagcaatttcatcaaatacgggtaaatttttcaatatattgGTCATTATCAAAGTTTGAGAATTTGATGCATCTTTCTACTGTCAAAACTTTCAATCAGAGCACCTACTCGTCCGGATGACGCCTTGCAATGGCATCCAACTTCGTTAGAAAATCAACGTTATCTTCATATTGACgagaaaatagaaatgaaatctGGTCGCGTGAATGAAACTCGTATGCTGTTTTGGAATTCATTATCGCAGAAGGCACGATTGCGTAAtaatttgaattataaattataatttaaagTGTTTCTTACGATCAACAGTATAAATTTAAAGAATGATATGCGTAAATAGTGGCGCGGTGAACTTAGAAGGTAatatgttgagaatttttgcaggaaaaaaatGCCGAAACGGTTGTACTTGAACGGAAATCACTCCCATGACATGTCCGATGTAATTGTTtgtaaaattgtccaaatttcatttcaattcaattcctaATGGTGTTACggggtttttatttttagattgaTTCTCTTTGTCATTATGAAGTTTGGTAAAGTGGTCGAAATTACGTGATGATACATTTACATTTCATATTGTATGTACGTTCAATCGAATGAAATAAAacttaattatttaaaaaaaaaaacagtacttaTATTTACCTACAGGAATTTCAACGAACACGATCGATAGAAATACGCACGATCGCAACAATAATTACAATTTCCAGTACTCCaatagtaccttacctataccgtTGGAGTAGAATAATTTTATCCGAACAAAAGTAATTATAACAAATATACGTTTAAGAACggtgcattaaaaaaaaaacaaataaaatatcacagaaacatttttcatttccttgcAAACTTATTCCTGTTTCATCAGCAAATGTTAGCCGTTACGATCTGAAATTAAATACGCATAGTGTAATAGGCAAACTATAAAGTagaggtacctaaacctatacaaaacgttacgttGTATATCATCTGCGAACAATCGAAATTTaatatttacttttgttttGCTAGAACTCTGCGCATCTCTATGCACAACATGAATATTATCTCCTAGTTTAAAGTTGTCGACTAGCAATGGAGAGGACTCGCTCTTATTTCCATCGTCTAACAAATTATTCACAGATGTGTTGCTTCTCGGCTTAATATGCCTGGTTATCGAAGTACCTTTGGAcacgataaagaaaaaaaaatatgccatGATCGATTTCGTTTCCGTATAGGTATTCATAATGTACGCACTTACCAACAACACCTAGATGCTCCTTAATGTCAGCACCAACGTCTGAAAAGTCCCATAAAGCGTACAACGCTTCTTTCCAAGACTTACGACtgcacaaaatttcagcgtacGTATCAACAGTAAAACTGTAATGATGTCCGATAGCCGCTAAGAACATTTCAATGCACAGCAAGAAATtctgaaacattaaaaaatagtTATTTCTCACGATAACGGTGAAAATAGATCGTAgtatacttatttaaaataaatacctgAATGTATTCCGCAATATCGCCTCCTcggtcatttttcatttgcgtaaaatttaaaaacggcTGTAATATTCCAGTCCATACCAAAATAGTAATTATAACACTTTGActgaaacaacaaaaaatgacaataaatacCCAATTTTGCGATGTTCGAATAAGTAAGACAACGTTATAATATaacttacaaaaatgaaaagaaaataaccGCTTTGATGCATAAAAATTTCCCCACCGGTTTCATAGGAGCTAATTCTTCTTTCGTAGCGCAATAGAATAATACGAGGCAGTACATAGCCACAAACTGGGATATATTATTCACAATGAACGTTAAAATGAAACCCAGTTGTTTGTTGGTTTCATCATCGCTCCAATGACATAATCTACGAATCAGAACAAGCGAATGTTCAGTCAGATTACATAATAATATGCCCATACGAGAAAGTACAGAATGGTTTCGCACACTTACACTGCTATGACCGTCATCAAAGGTCTAACAACGGTATACTGCAGTATTCCATGCTTGCACCCGTGAAttaaatctctgaaaaaatatatttctcaaTGTCATCAACCTCGTAAACAATCGAatgatttcaaatgaaaattgcgCATTTACCTGCCCATTTTCCAATCACTCAAAAAACACAACGGAAATATATGCGATACTTGgggtttattttccaaagtttcaaCAATATCGTCGAAACATTCGTGCaagtaattgaataaaaatcgcATAAAACTGTAAATTACGTAAGCTTCGTAACATTCTCGGAAACTGTTTAGGTACATGACGTTGTCCGGATAGAGTAAGCTAAACCACTGCGAAAACAGACGGTTTTAAAATACATTCGATTCCCGAGCGAATTAATAATTATCATTAGATAGAAACTTACAGCGTTCAAGGAATATATAGGCACCATCCATAGTATACTGTAAacatacgtaaaaaaaattaatgcgtCATTGTAACGACGAGAGATAAGGCAACAGGTTTCAGAACTgtaaaataatttatcaatatACGTACCGTATGATAtgcttttgcaattttggtttaGAATAATACAACATATGCTGAATAATTAACCAAAACGACATGGGCAACGTCATGATAACGAAAACGCCGCCAATAAGAGGAATCGAGATTTTCCTCTGGAATCCATCTTTTATGGCTCTTGTTACGAGCAGCGGTAGAATAACAACGATAAGAATTAAGTAGAAAAGCAAAATCAATAATCTAATCCAAAATCGCCAGCTCTTCAACAACTTGAATATAGGCATTCTTGGACATATATAACAATCACAACATCTGAATTTTAAGATCATTGGTTCCGTACAGTTTGCAAGAACATTATTAGAGAAAACGACGCGGCAATTGTTCAGGGAGATTGAAAAACTTTAAAACAGTACTCGGTAAAAATCACCCGaataaaatgggaaaattttcagcGTTGTCACTGTGCATAACAAATCGTATCGATTGTTAATAGGACACCACAGGCactgtaatatttttaattcaaattacgTTAGTGATTATCTACTACTAATTATTCGAATTGATGGAAAAACAACACGAAATTATCGAAGTAAAAAGTATGAAATGTAAGAGAACAACATAAAATATTACACCAATTATTTAGAGCTTTGGGCAAAAAACTTGATAAGCTTTCTTATCTTTTCCCCTTCCACTTTCCCTTTCAATGGCGAACCGAACTCAGCCACTCAGCACTCTATGCCCGGACCGGAACTGAACGGTTACAACGGAAACAGGAAACTAAACAAACAACAAACATGACGCGTGAGCTGCTGAACTTTCGGTTACGTTCCTCCCTTC encodes:
- the LOC135838126 gene encoding transmembrane protein 184C, whose amino-acid sequence is MILKFRCCDCYICPRMPIFKLLKSWRFWIRLLILLFYLILIVVILPLLVTRAIKDGFQRKISIPLIGGVFVIMTLPMSFWLIIQHMLYYSKPKLQKHIIRILWMVPIYSLNAWFSLLYPDNVMYLNSFRECYEAYVIYSFMRFLFNYLHECFDDIVETLENKPQVSHIFPLCFLSDWKMGRDLIHGCKHGILQYTVVRPLMTVIAVLCHWSDDETNKQLGFILTFIVNNISQFVAMYCLVLFYCATKEELAPMKPVGKFLCIKAVIFFSFFQSVIITILVWTGILQPFLNFTQMKNDRGGDIAEYIQNFLLCIEMFLAAIGHHYSFTVDTYAEILCSRKSWKEALYALWDFSDVGADIKEHLGVVGTSITRHIKPRSNTSVNNLLDDGNKSESSPLLVDNFKLGDNIHVVHRDAQSSSKTKIVTANIC